GATTAAAGACGATTTGCAAAAAAGCCTCTCGCAAAAAAGCAAAAAAACCTCTTACAACAAACCCCACAAAACACAAACACCTTTTATTTTTACAGCCTTTTCAAACATTTGACACTCTTTATTTGACTTACGTTGGGGTTAAATTGTCTTTTGTAAATATGTATTTTGCTTTTAAGTAAATTGGTTTTCTATTCTCTGCTATGAAAAAGTTAAGGTTATGGGTACAGTCTTATCTCACCTTCTATCTCATTGGATTATATTTGTTTTCGTATTCGATGAATATATCTCACCACCTCACCATCTATCTCACCACCTCACCAATCTCACCGCCTCACCAATCTCACCGCCTCACCAATCTCACCGCCTCACCAATCTCACCGCCTCACCATCTATCTCATGGGTTTATATTTGTTTGCGTATTCGATGAATCTCCACTTCGTTCCGATTTCACCGCCTCCCAAAAAAAAAACCACCCCTAAAAAGGAATGGCTATTATTTTTTTGTGAATTCGTGAATTCGCTTTTTGTAAAAATCGTAAGATTTTTCTTTGAAAGAAGTTTATTTTATAAAATACAAATCTCACAAAGAGCAAACCTCACAAAGAGCAAAGCACAAACCTCACTACATGGCAATTACCTTACCATTTTCTTTTTCTGCTACTTCTTTGCGTAGCGAGCTGCTAGAAAAACGGTGATCTCTTGAATTGAAATAGAATTCGATTCCTTTTTCTTCGCAGTATTTTCTACCTGTGAAGTTTTTATCTGCATACTCATCACCAAGAATACGGACGTGAATATGGAACGCACGTAGAATATCTTCTAAATCTTGTTCCGTTGTATACGGTACAATCTCATCTACAAATTTGCAACCTTTCAACTGAATGTAGCGTTCAACTACGGTTTGAGTCGGTTTGTTCTTTTCTGGTCTGTCAATAGTCGGGTCAGTTTGTAGCCCTACGATTAAATAATCACACTGGCGTTTTGCCTCTTCTAGCATTTTGATGTGACCTGCATGTAACAAGTCAAAAGAACTAAATGTGATACCAATTTTTTTGTTGTCATAGCATTGGGGGGTTAAAAGTTTAAAATTGTATGAAATGCGCGATGGTAAGATGCAATACAATACAAAGAAAACTTTTGATAACTTGGTCAAATTTACAAGGTTTTTAACCTAAGTTCCAAATGATTTAAGGGAATATTAGCTTTCTCTTAGTAAAAATGGTTGTTTTAAATAAAAAAAAAGGCGTTTTCCTCATCTATAAAGAAAAACGCCTTTTTTTGTTTGATATTGTATGAGATACTAATCTAATGAACTTTTTCCGCTATAGTAGCATTTTCTCGCTTCTAGGAACAAGTAATACTGCACTCCAAAAAGAATAGAGGCAAGCACCAAGTGCGCCGTTTGAGAGCCGAATGGGAAATGTGCGTATTGCATTAATACCCCCGTTAAGATCTCTAAAACAAGTAGAATAGCTACCCATTTCACTTTAGAGAAGCCCAAGTTCAACTGTCTGTTCAAGAAGAACAAGTAGAAGTTGAGTACAAACACTAAAATAGAAAAACTACGGTGAATGTAGAAATCGAGCGTAGGCGTATTTAACCACAAGTATTCGTTGGTGATTCCCGCTTTTACTTGCTCATCTACAAATTCGCGTACCTGTGTACCCAATACAACTTGCACCAAGGTAAGTAATAAGGTAATTACTGTTAATACGCGGAAGGTAGCGTTGTATTTTTTGATTTCTGTTTTCGCTTTGGCTACTTTGATGATGTTGATTAACAAGGCTACAATAACAAGCGCCATCACCATGTGTACAGTAATTTTAAGCGGATTTAATACAGAAAATACGACGGTAGCACCAAGCCAAGCCTGGAATCCCATTAAGAATACCACCAACCAAGAAGCAAAGACTAATTTTTTTCTTGTTTTCCAATACCCAAACGAAGCAATGGCCAACGCCAAACAAGCCAATCCGGCTACAGCACCACATAAGCGGTTGATGTATTCCGTCCAGGTGTGTTGGGGGTTGAATTTTGCATAGTCGTGCTTGGTGTATTTCTCCCAATGCGCTTCATCGTAAAGGGAAGGAGTGGTGAAGGTATCTTTGGCTTTCCAAAGCGCTTCATCGTGAATAATCATTTGTCCCTTTTTGTATTCTCGATTAGGTTGCCAAGTTAATACTTCCTCATCCGTAGGAGGGATGTAGTAACCAAAGCACTTCGGCCAATCTGGACATCCCATTCCGGAACCAGTCATTCGAACTGCCGCCCCCGCAAAAATAACCAGGTACACCAATACCAAGGATAGTTTTGCTAATGGTAAAAAAGAGCTTTTCATCATATTATTTATTTACAATTGTTAGTCCCATTTTCGTTGCTTTCGCAAGCATAAAATCATACGCCGCCTCATATTCATTCGGGATAACTCCCTCTAGAATAGCTTCTTTGATGGCTTCTTTTAACGTACCAATCTCTCGACAAGGTTGGAGGTTAAAGAGAGCCATGATTTCCTCTCCTGTAATAGGGGGTTGGAAGTTGCGTACGTGATCTCGTTCTTCTACTTCCACAATCTTCTGGCGTACCATCTGAAAGTTTTGGTGGTATTTCTTAAACTTAGTTGGATTCTTCGTTGTAATATCTGCCTCACAGAGCGTCATCAAATCTTCTACGTGTTCACCCGCATCAAATACCAAACGGCGAACAGCAGAATCAGTTACTTCTTTTTGAGATAGTACAATAGGGCGTGAACTCATCATCACCATTTTTTGTACGAATTTCATCTTCTGATTCAACGGCATATGCAAACGAGTAAAGATATTCTTTACCATCTTACCACCTAAGAATTCATGGCCGTGAAAGGTCCAACCTTGTCGCTTAGAAAAACGCTTGGTCGGTGCTTTTCCGATGTCGTGCAATAAAGCAGCCCAGCGCAGCCATACATCGTCTGTATTGCGCGCAATATTATCTACGACCTCTAGGGTATGGTAGAAATTGTTTTTATGTGTATGGCCTTCTATTTCCTCTACTTGATTTAAAGCAATCAATTCTGGAAGAATAAGGTGGAGTAGTCCCGTTTTATACAGCAGCAAGAATCCCGTTGAAGGAACATCTGCCTCTAGTATTTTGTTGAGCTCATCGACAATGCGTTCTCCAGAGATAATCTCCAGGCGCTCACAGTTTTTAGTAATCGAGGCTAAAGAAGCTTCTTCAATCGTAAAATGGAGCTGTGTTGCAAATCGAACGGCACGCATCATGCGCAATGGATCATCAGAATAGGTGATATCCGGATCTAGCGGGGTGCGGATTATTTTGTTTTTGAGGTCCTCAACGCCGTTAAACGGATCAATGAGTTGACCGTAGTTCGCTGCACTTAGCGAAATTGCCAAGGCATTTATTGTAAAATCTCTTCGGTTTTGATCGTCCTCTAGTGTACCGTCCTCCACAACAGGCTTGCGACTGTCAAAGTGATAGGACTCTTTTCGGGCACCCACAAACTCAATGTCAATATCATCGTAGCGCAACATAGCCGTACCGTAGTTTTTAAAAACCTGTACTTTCGGATGATTTGGCAGTAAATTAGACACTTCTAAAGCCAAGGCAATACCGCTGCCTACAGCAACAATGTCAATGTCTTTTTTCGAATCTCTTTGCAGTAAAAAATCGCGTACAAAACCGCCAATTACATAAGCTTCTACCTGTAGGTTTGTTGCCGCCTGGGTAATAATCTCAAAAATGGGATGTTGTAGTGCTTCTTTATAGGTTGGGTGTTCTTGAGTCATAATGTCAAATGGCACAGACTATTTGCGTATAATCGTTACCTGTGCGTTTTCTTTTAATTTAATGATAGTTGAAGGTTTATTGGGCTTGGTTTCCTGCTGTTTGAGGTTTACCACATAATCCACTCCCTCAATAATGCGTAAATCGATGTCCATAAAATTCTGAGGCGAAGGATAGCCACTGATGTTTGCTGAAGTAGAAACAAGAGGGGTTTTCATGCGCTCAATCAAGTTATAGCAAAACGGATCTTTGACAATGCGTACGCCTAAGGATTGGTCTGCAGAAATAATCTCTGGTGCCACTAGTTTGGGATTGTCTAAGATTAAGGTTGTCGGTTTGTCGCTAAATTCGAGAATCTCCCAAGCCACTTCGGGAATATTGTGAAAAACGCGATGCAACAAGCGATCACCGTTGACTAATACAATCATGCTTTTGCTTTCTGCACGCTGTTTTAGTTGATATATTTTTTTAATGGCTTCACTATTGGTCGCATCACAGCCGATCCCCCAAATGGTATCTGTGGGATACAAAATTATACCGCCATTTTTAATTACTTCAAAAGCTTTATGAACTTCTTTTTGGATATCTTCCATTGTCGTTTCCTTACAATAAAATTGGTTCTTTATTTTAAGGGCTTAAAAATACTAAAAAAATGGCATACACGGGAGCCTTGGAGCAGAAGAAATGCAACGGCACTTTCAAATAAGAAAGAATTATAATATTTTTAAGGGAAGTCCATCTTTTTTGGCTTACTTTTAAGACGCCTAAAATTAGTTATATTATGCATGTGAAAAGAAGAAAGGACTTTAATAAAGAAGAGGTATTAGCAATGTATGCGAAGGTGTGTAAGAACACGCTAATGGAGACATTGCAAATTGAATATATTGATGCAGGTCCTGAATTTTTAGTGGCAAAAATGCCCGTAAATGAACGTGTACATCAACCAGCGGGTTTACTTCATGGTGGGGCGATGGTTGCACTAGCCGAAAGTTTGGGGAGTGGCGCTTCTTTGATGCTCATTGATCCAACGCAACAAGAAATAAGAGGAATTGAGATATCAGCCAATCACGTGCGAAGTAAAAGAGCGGGATTTGTAACTGGAACTGCACGATTAATACACCGTGGACGTACCTTACACTTATGGGAGATTCGAATTACAGATGAAAATGACGTCTTGTTGTCGGTGTGTAAAATCACCAATATTGTAATTGATAAAAATAAGGGAGAATGAGATTATACGAGACATGGACCCAACAGATAGCAGAAGATAAACCTTTTGTACTCTATAAAAAACCAGGTCAACCCCATGTAATCGGCTTGTTTCAACACGATACCACCTTGCACCAAGTCAACCCTTTTACAACATCCGGATTTATAGTAGCGCCTTTTTACGAAGGCATTCGCTTTTATATACCCCTAGCTCATGCTACTAGAATAGAAGAGGAGGTTGCGGAGCAACCCTTTGAATCTGCCGCTTTTGAGCTAGATTATGAGGCGCAACCAGCAAAGGCTAATTTTGAGGATTTGGTAATGCGCTGTGTTGCTGCTATCAAAGACGAGAAATTTAGCAAAGTAGTGCCTGCAAGAAAAGAGGAGGTCGCTTTGGAGATCAACGATATTCAGCCGTTGTTTACTAAATTGCTGATGGCATATCCAGAAGCGTTTTGTTATGTGGTGTATCATCCTCAAATCGGATTGTGGATGGGGGCGACTCCTGAAACCTTGGTGGAGCTGAAAGGGCAAACCTTGCATACGATGGCTTTGGCCGGTACGCAAGTAAACCACGGCAAAGAGGAAGTACGTTGGGGAGAAAAGGAGCAAGAGGAACAGCGCTATGTAACGGAATTTATTGTCGATAAACTACAACCGTTGAGTACGCATATTCAAGTGTCAGACCCCTTTACTAAACGAGCGGCTAAAGTGATGCACATCTGTACAAACATAGAAGCAGAGCTCAAAGAAGTAAATGTGCAGACCGTTGTAGAGGCTTTACATCCAACGCCTGCCGTTTGCGGCATGCCGAAAGAGGTGAGTCGGGACTTCTTGTTAAAAGAAGAAGGCTATGCGCGTAAATACTATGCGGGATACCTTGGCGAATTGAATAGCCCTACAGCAACAGGTGAATTACACAGTCAGTTATTCGTCAACCTGAGATGCATGGAGATAGAGAAAGATCACGTTAATTTATATATTGGGTGTGGAGTAACGGAAGACAGTGATCCGACCAGTGAGTTTGTTGAAACCGTTAACAAGTCCACCACAATGAAAAAAGTTTTATTTTAAGCAGATGAAAGTAGATATATTAGCCTTTGGAGCCCACCCAGATGATGTAGAATTGGGATGTGGAGCCACATTAGCAAAAGAAATTCACGGAGGAAAGAAAGTTGGAATTATCGACTTGACCCGTGGGGAATTAGGAACAAGAGGAAGTGCGGAAATTCGCGCGCAAGAAGCCGCTGCAGCTGCTCAGATTTTAGGCGTGTCTGCACGTGAGAATCTAGGTTTTCGCGATGGTTTTTTTGTCAATGATGAAGCCCATCAGCTAGAAGTCATTAAAATGATCCGCAAGTACAAGCCAGAAATCGTACTGTGTAATGCAATTGACGATCGCCATATTGACCACAGTAAAGGGAGTAAATTAGTTTCTGATGCTTGTTTTTTAGCGGGATTGAGACGTATTGAAACCACAGTAAATGGGGTAGAGCAAGAAGCTTGGCGTCCAAAATTGGTGTATCATTACATCCAATGGAAAAATATTGAACCTGATTTTGTCGTGGATGTAACCGGATTCATCGATCAGAAAGTACAGGCTGTTTTGGCGTATGGCACGCAATTTTACGATGCAAACTCCAAAGAACCCTCAACGCCAATTACTTCCAAAAATTTCTTGGATAGTATCGTGTATCGCGCACAAGACCTAGGTCGCTTGATAAATAAAGAACATGCGGAAGGATTTACAGTAGAAAGATATTTGGCAGTCAATCGTTTAGATGATTTGGTGTAAAATTTTTAAAAAAATGCTTGCAACGTAAGGAAATATGGCTACCTTTGCAAGCGTCAAAATAAGACAAATACGGTGGTTATAGCTCAGCTGGTTAGAGCGTCGGATTGTGGTTCCGAAGGTCGTGGGTTCGAAACCCATTAATCACCCAAAAAAAAATACACGTAGCGGTTGATGCTCGCATCGTCCATACAAACAAAAAAGGTGAATGTGTTAAGACACCTCCAAAAAAATACACGGTGGCTATAGCTCAGCTGGTTAGAGCGTCGGATTGTGGTTCCGAAGGTCGTGGGTTCGAAACCCATTAGTCACCCAAAAAAAAAAACATACACGGTGGTTATAGCTCAGCTGGTTAGAGCGTCGGATTGTGGTTCCGAAGGTCGTGGGTTCGAAACCCATTAATCACCCGAAAAGAGAGAATGAGTTTTCATTCTCTCTTTTTTTTTGTGAGAAGGTGAGAAGATGAGGAGGTGAGAAGGTGAGAAGGTGAGAAGATGAGAAGGTGAGAAGATGAGGAGGTGAGAAGATGAGGAGGTGAGAAGATGAGGAGGTGAGAAGATGAGGAGGTGAGAAGATGAGGAGGTGAGAAGATGAGGAGGTGAGAAGATGAGGAGGTGAGAAGATGAGGAGGTGAGAAGATGAGGAGGTGAGAAGATGAGGAGGTGAGAAGATGAGACATTCTTCTTTAACCGAATAAGTTATCAAAAAAACAAAATCAATTTACTTAAAAGTGTAAAATATCTTTACAAAAGAGAATTTACCCCAACGTAAGTCAAATAAAGAGCGTCAAATGTTTGAAAAGGCTGTAAAAATAAAAGGTGTTTGTACTTTGTGAGGTTCGTGCTTTGTGAGGGGCTTTTTTGCAAATCGCCTTTAATCGATAAACCCTACAACTTCACAAAAGACAAAAAAGCGACCTAGCAAACAATAGAAAACTAATTTGACCTTTATTTGGGTTAGTTTTGTATCTTGGGTGATGCTTGAATGGAAAAGGAGTCTCCGCAAGTGANNNNNNNNNNNNNNNNNNNNNNNNNNNNNNNNNNNNNNNNNNNNN
The window above is part of the Myroides odoratus DSM 2801 genome. Proteins encoded here:
- a CDS encoding COX15/CtaA family protein, producing MKSSFLPLAKLSLVLVYLVIFAGAAVRMTGSGMGCPDWPKCFGYYIPPTDEEVLTWQPNREYKKGQMIIHDEALWKAKDTFTTPSLYDEAHWEKYTKHDYAKFNPQHTWTEYINRLCGAVAGLACLALAIASFGYWKTRKKLVFASWLVVFLMGFQAWLGATVVFSVLNPLKITVHMVMALVIVALLINIIKVAKAKTEIKKYNATFRVLTVITLLLTLVQVVLGTQVREFVDEQVKAGITNEYLWLNTPTLDFYIHRSFSILVFVLNFYLFFLNRQLNLGFSKVKWVAILLVLEILTGVLMQYAHFPFGSQTAHLVLASILFGVQYYLFLEARKCYYSGKSSLD
- a CDS encoding PaaI family thioesterase, whose translation is MHVKRRKDFNKEEVLAMYAKVCKNTLMETLQIEYIDAGPEFLVAKMPVNERVHQPAGLLHGGAMVALAESLGSGASLMLIDPTQQEIRGIEISANHVRSKRAGFVTGTARLIHRGRTLHLWEIRITDENDVLLSVCKITNIVIDKNKGE
- a CDS encoding L-threonylcarbamoyladenylate synthase; this encodes MEDIQKEVHKAFEVIKNGGIILYPTDTIWGIGCDATNSEAIKKIYQLKQRAESKSMIVLVNGDRLLHRVFHNIPEVAWEILEFSDKPTTLILDNPKLVAPEIISADQSLGVRIVKDPFCYNLIERMKTPLVSTSANISGYPSPQNFMDIDLRIIEGVDYVVNLKQQETKPNKPSTIIKLKENAQVTIIRK
- a CDS encoding CCA tRNA nucleotidyltransferase, with protein sequence MTQEHPTYKEALQHPIFEIITQAATNLQVEAYVIGGFVRDFLLQRDSKKDIDIVAVGSGIALALEVSNLLPNHPKVQVFKNYGTAMLRYDDIDIEFVGARKESYHFDSRKPVVEDGTLEDDQNRRDFTINALAISLSAANYGQLIDPFNGVEDLKNKIIRTPLDPDITYSDDPLRMMRAVRFATQLHFTIEEASLASITKNCERLEIISGERIVDELNKILEADVPSTGFLLLYKTGLLHLILPELIALNQVEEIEGHTHKNNFYHTLEVVDNIARNTDDVWLRWAALLHDIGKAPTKRFSKRQGWTFHGHEFLGGKMVKNIFTRLHMPLNQKMKFVQKMVMMSSRPIVLSQKEVTDSAVRRLVFDAGEHVEDLMTLCEADITTKNPTKFKKYHQNFQMVRQKIVEVEERDHVRNFQPPITGEEIMALFNLQPCREIGTLKEAIKEAILEGVIPNEYEAAYDFMLAKATKMGLTIVNK
- a CDS encoding isochorismate synthase, translating into MRLYETWTQQIAEDKPFVLYKKPGQPHVIGLFQHDTTLHQVNPFTTSGFIVAPFYEGIRFYIPLAHATRIEEEVAEQPFESAAFELDYEAQPAKANFEDLVMRCVAAIKDEKFSKVVPARKEEVALEINDIQPLFTKLLMAYPEAFCYVVYHPQIGLWMGATPETLVELKGQTLHTMALAGTQVNHGKEEVRWGEKEQEEQRYVTEFIVDKLQPLSTHIQVSDPFTKRAAKVMHICTNIEAELKEVNVQTVVEALHPTPAVCGMPKEVSRDFLLKEEGYARKYYAGYLGELNSPTATGELHSQLFVNLRCMEIEKDHVNLYIGCGVTEDSDPTSEFVETVNKSTTMKKVLF
- the bshB1 gene encoding bacillithiol biosynthesis deacetylase BshB1 gives rise to the protein MKVDILAFGAHPDDVELGCGATLAKEIHGGKKVGIIDLTRGELGTRGSAEIRAQEAAAAAQILGVSARENLGFRDGFFVNDEAHQLEVIKMIRKYKPEIVLCNAIDDRHIDHSKGSKLVSDACFLAGLRRIETTVNGVEQEAWRPKLVYHYIQWKNIEPDFVVDVTGFIDQKVQAVLAYGTQFYDANSKEPSTPITSKNFLDSIVYRAQDLGRLINKEHAEGFTVERYLAVNRLDDLV
- a CDS encoding adenylyltransferase/cytidyltransferase family protein; protein product: MSYNFKLLTPQCYDNKKIGITFSSFDLLHAGHIKMLEEAKRQCDYLIVGLQTDPTIDRPEKNKPTQTVVERYIQLKGCKFVDEIVPYTTEQDLEDILRAFHIHVRILGDEYADKNFTGRKYCEEKGIEFYFNSRDHRFSSSSLRKEVAEKENGKVIAM